ttagtaGTTGGTAATTAGGATTGGGGTACTTCCTTGattgggtttagtgattatttgattgggtttagtttatgtacGATTGGGATTGACATTAGGGCAAGCATTACTACCTTCCATAATGGCATAGCCATATCAATATTTGAGAAATATGGTAAGATGATCTTTAGATTGCAACTGTATTTTCAcattttctattctatatgTCTCATATAGAATGGTAATTCATCTTACTGGTATGAAATTTGAGtttattatatgaaaaattggTGTTGACACTGGATTAGAGTTTATATTTCTGGGTAGAGTTTAGTGATTATTTAATagggtttatattattttacggTGAATATGCATGATGTATGTTTTGTTgttgggtttagtatttagtgaTTGTGAGTGGGGTTAGTATTTAGTGGTTTATTTTTGTCCACTTATTTATTGAACACACTGAAACGTATGCGGTTATTTAATATGTGACGTGGAATGTGTATCTTCCcttttaatataatagtttttggtaaataatgaCCATACCTGTTGTTGTCAACATCATCTCACCATCTCTCCTTTACCGGTTACTTGTACGTACAAGGAATAAAACTGGCTCAGATCAAAATTAATTGTTAGATACTTAATTCTGTTAAAATCAGTGTTCAGCACTTAATTTTCATCCCAAACTTATTCATTTCAGAAATTCACCCTTATTTCAATATGtataaatagaatataaatCTACGAACCAAAACACGAAATAAGAGATTTAGTAAACTAGCTTTTTgtaaacgaaaaaaaaattcaaataacaaAAAGATTACACAAATTCATGTAAAGAGGTGGAGAGGGGTTCTCTAAGAAATGGTGGTATCTTCTTGATAGTATTAGCAGTAACGTATCTTGAAGAAAACGCATAGAATCGGAAATAATAATCCTCATCATCTGGAAGAGTACCACACGCGCCACCATCAAAGTTCAGTGAATAGCTCATTGGATCGTACCGACATTGCAACGAGCTACACTGTCTTCGAGCCGCTGTTGCCGACAGCAGCAACATCCCCTTTCTCTTCACTTTTCTGATGAGCCTCGCAAGGCACGTGACGCAGCAGTTTGGCGGCGGACTTGGGACATCGCGCTTCTTAGTCGTGGTGGTTGAGACGGTGATCTTGCCGTCGGGTATAGGCCGGGAAAATGCCATTTATGTGACTTAACAAGTAGTTTATAGGAAAGTGGAGGGTCAGTGAGAGTGTTGTTGAGTGTTATGATAAAGAGAATCTAACTGATAATTTGACAAGCGTATGCCTATATACTGTATATAAATAGATGTATatgcatataatataattaatattattatagaatgaagaaaaata
The window above is part of the Brassica napus cultivar Da-Ae chromosome C3, Da-Ae, whole genome shotgun sequence genome. Proteins encoded here:
- the LOC106387194 gene encoding uncharacterized protein LOC106387194, which encodes MAFSRPIPDGKITVSTTTTKKRDVPSPPPNCCVTCLARLIRKVKRKGMLLLSATAARRQCSSLQCRYDPMSYSLNFDGGACGTLPDDEDYYFRFYAFSSRYVTANTIKKIPPFLREPLSTSLHEFV